A genome region from Methanococcoides burtonii DSM 6242 includes the following:
- a CDS encoding preprotein translocase subunit Sec61beta, with protein MAQKKKSSGSGLMSSAGLMTYYDADKKAIHVQPKTVFIFGAICGIVILAFSAGFGLWP; from the coding sequence ATGGCACAAAAGAAGAAATCAAGTGGAAGTGGATTGATGTCATCTGCAGGTCTTATGACGTACTATGATGCGGATAAAAAAGCTATTCACGTACAACCAAAGACCGTTTTCATCTTTGGCGCGATTTGCGGCATCGTTATCCTTGCATTTAGCGCAGGTTTTGGCCTCTGGCCCTAA
- a CDS encoding S-methyl-5-thioribose-1-phosphate isomerase translates to MRTIDWNDESKSVVMIDQTLLPVELNVIECKNLASLCEAIRSLRVRGAPALAAAGGFGMALAVTLSSANSMEKLLNDLKVAASTLIATRPTAVNLAWAVNRVLKATEDSYDLESIKDIVIFEAIRIADEDVKINKAIGKYGQKLLDDGDTVMTHCNAGRLACVDWGTALGVIRSAVEKGKEISVIACETRPLNQGGRITTWELMQDNIPVKLITDSMSGHVMRQGMVDKMIVGADRITQDVVFNKIGTYTHSIVAKEHEIPFYVAAPVSTFDPNGWEDTVTIEQRDADELRYIGDVQIAPKNVDVYNPAFDATPMENITALITEKGIFEPPVLIDEILM, encoded by the coding sequence ATGAGAACAATAGACTGGAACGATGAATCCAAAAGTGTCGTGATGATAGATCAGACACTCCTGCCAGTAGAACTTAATGTTATTGAATGTAAGAACCTTGCATCCCTTTGTGAAGCTATAAGGTCCCTTCGAGTAAGAGGTGCTCCGGCACTTGCTGCTGCAGGAGGTTTTGGAATGGCACTTGCGGTCACACTGAGCAGTGCGAACTCCATGGAAAAGCTGCTCAATGATCTGAAAGTTGCTGCTTCCACCCTTATCGCCACACGCCCGACAGCAGTGAATCTTGCATGGGCAGTGAACAGGGTGTTAAAGGCTACAGAAGATTCCTACGATCTTGAAAGCATCAAGGACATCGTTATCTTCGAGGCGATCAGGATAGCAGACGAAGATGTGAAGATAAACAAGGCCATAGGAAAGTATGGACAAAAGTTGCTGGATGACGGTGACACTGTGATGACACACTGTAATGCAGGAAGACTGGCTTGTGTTGATTGGGGAACTGCCCTTGGAGTAATTCGCTCGGCAGTTGAAAAAGGAAAAGAGATCAGTGTCATAGCCTGTGAGACACGACCCCTTAACCAGGGCGGGCGTATCACCACATGGGAACTTATGCAGGATAACATTCCGGTAAAGCTGATAACCGACTCCATGTCAGGTCATGTAATGAGACAGGGAATGGTCGATAAGATGATAGTGGGTGCCGACAGGATAACACAGGACGTTGTTTTCAATAAGATAGGAACTTATACACATTCCATTGTAGCAAAGGAGCATGAGATACCATTCTATGTTGCAGCACCGGTCTCGACCTTTGATCCAAATGGCTGGGAAGATACCGTGACAATAGAACAGAGAGATGCGGACGAGTTACGATATATTGGTGATGTCCAGATAGCACCTAAGAATGTGGATGTTTATAATCCGGCCTTTGATGCAACCCCCATGGAGAACATCACAGCACTTATTACTGAAAAGGGCATATTTGAACCACCTGTTCTTATTGACGAGATATTGATGTAA
- a CDS encoding ATP-binding protein, whose product MLENGEIDLIITMGYTKERHEKYDLSEEYMVSDWVQTYVRSGTEIHSAYDLDGKNISGSKNGISIAWFDEYATRYEINYEYIETRSTTEALQYLEDGIAYASVVPKTLGTAHENEFDIVGAPIESYPIRFYAAASKGNNTDLIQAIDKNLAEMKRDDNSNYNAIATKWLEGKKTEVIPYKVKVITASIFILFITILVSTYYLSEKVKRKTEMIKSASEKYSVIINKGNDGIVIEQNDKLKFVNPRFAKMVGYDANDIIGQPFSEYVQNHHKNELTNINRKLWKSEGPADHRYEISLISNENDIIPVEISSTILNYEGKSSIVSVIRDITEHKQHEQELLDAKVKAENANTAQSEFIHNISHELRTPLNSTIGFSEMMITEVLGPLNDKQKKYLNNVKISGKHLLSLINEILNISKIENGEVELELDEVDIYTTVEDVEMLMAPILAENKNELIVNIEANVGKFTADRLKLKQILYNILSNAIKFSPENENIIMDIKVIDGKLQTNITDKGKGLSEKEQANIFQPFVQLDDEHSEKQKGTGLGLTIVKRFVQLHKGKIWIDSEEGKGTTFCFTIPLNIQPDHK is encoded by the coding sequence ATGCTGGAAAATGGAGAAATCGATCTTATAATAACTATGGGATATACCAAAGAAAGACATGAAAAATATGATCTTTCAGAAGAATATATGGTATCTGATTGGGTGCAAACCTATGTGAGGTCAGGCACAGAGATACATTCAGCATATGATCTTGATGGAAAGAACATATCCGGTAGCAAAAATGGAATATCTATTGCCTGGTTCGATGAGTATGCAACAAGGTATGAGATAAATTACGAATATATTGAAACTAGATCCACGACCGAAGCTCTACAGTACCTTGAAGATGGAATTGCATATGCCAGCGTGGTTCCTAAGACATTGGGGACAGCCCATGAAAATGAATTTGATATCGTCGGAGCGCCTATCGAGTCATACCCGATACGATTCTATGCTGCTGCAAGTAAAGGAAATAATACTGATCTAATTCAGGCTATAGACAAAAATCTTGCTGAAATGAAGAGGGATGACAATTCAAATTATAATGCGATAGCTACAAAATGGTTAGAAGGGAAAAAAACAGAGGTCATCCCATACAAAGTAAAGGTTATCACAGCGTCCATTTTCATTTTGTTCATAACGATATTAGTATCTACATATTACCTCAGTGAAAAAGTCAAAAGAAAAACAGAGATGATAAAAAGCGCATCTGAAAAATACTCAGTGATCATCAACAAAGGAAACGATGGGATAGTTATCGAACAAAATGATAAATTAAAATTTGTAAACCCACGGTTTGCCAAGATGGTCGGATATGATGCTAATGACATAATCGGTCAGCCTTTTAGTGAATATGTGCAAAACCACCACAAAAATGAACTAACTAATATTAACAGAAAACTATGGAAAAGTGAAGGTCCTGCTGACCATCGTTATGAAATTTCTCTGATATCAAATGAAAATGATATAATTCCAGTAGAGATAAGTTCAACTATCCTTAACTATGAGGGGAAATCCTCTATAGTGTCGGTGATCAGAGACATTACTGAGCATAAGCAGCATGAACAAGAATTGTTGGATGCGAAAGTAAAAGCTGAGAATGCGAATACAGCGCAAAGCGAGTTCATTCACAATATTAGTCATGAATTAAGGACACCATTGAATTCCACGATCGGATTTTCAGAGATGATGATAACCGAAGTATTGGGACCACTCAATGATAAGCAGAAGAAATATCTAAATAATGTGAAGATCAGTGGAAAACATTTGTTGAGCCTTATAAATGAAATACTAAACATCTCTAAAATAGAAAACGGAGAAGTTGAACTAGAGCTGGATGAAGTTGACATATATACAACCGTCGAAGATGTGGAAATGTTAATGGCACCCATACTGGCAGAGAACAAGAATGAACTTATTGTAAATATTGAGGCAAATGTTGGAAAATTCACTGCAGACCGCCTCAAGTTGAAACAAATATTGTATAATATCCTCAGTAATGCCATAAAGTTCAGTCCTGAGAACGAAAATATAATTATGGACATCAAGGTCATTGATGGAAAGTTACAGACCAATATTACTGACAAAGGTAAAGGACTATCAGAAAAGGAACAAGCGAACATATTCCAACCTTTCGTACAGCTAGATGATGAACATTCAGAGAAGCAAAAAGGGACAGGACTTGGCCTTACTATTGTAAAGCGTTTCGTGCAATTGCACAAAGGAAAGATATGGATAGATTCTGAGGAAGGAAAAGGAACAACATTTTGCTTTACCATCCCCCTTAACATTCAGCCAGATCATAAATAA
- a CDS encoding transporter substrate-binding domain-containing protein — translation MKYITPDFLNIRSRHLFKIFSIIILISIFIVPTQASERTVIVGVNDFKPYAFMDENGKINGFCYEVFNEIAKSGM, via the coding sequence ATGAAATATATCACCCCGGATTTCCTGAATATTAGATCAAGACATTTGTTCAAGATATTTTCTATAATTATTTTAATATCGATATTTATTGTGCCAACTCAAGCAAGTGAAAGAACTGTTATCGTTGGTGTAAATGACTTCAAACCATATGCATTCATGGATGAGAATGGGAAAATTAACGGCTTTTGTTACGAAGTATTCAACGAGATAGCGAAGAGTGGGATGTAA
- a CDS encoding ATP-binding protein, with protein sequence MYKICSICIFALLLITITSTPAVATGEIVRIGIEEYAPIAYVDDNGFVKGFNVDIIEYIAREEGWEIEYVPSTWSECIDNLESGEINLIITMIYTEERDEKYDYASEPFITDWAQLFIRSNTGIHSITDLEGTIISGITDDQTTTWFKEHAERYELEYELIETNSVSSSLEPIDDGTATAVILSRISGNALSKEHGIEGAPIESLPIEIYAATLEGNDQEILVTIGKHLEVMKEEEDSFYYTTYDKWFPTPTANAIPNSIIIIIASITTLTVIFIAVNLILRRTIQKRADEINQAEEKYSVLVEESNDGIIIVQNYLIVFANLKFAEMLGYEKDRLIKTLLNNCINNALKNEVITRYEQLIQGRSETEQQYETNFFSHNGENIPVEINSSLIHYRGNRAVMYIMRDITKRKQQEQDLLNSRQSAEVANHSKNTFLASMSHDLRTPLNAIIGYSDLLLTESVGDLNEKQIKYTNNILISGRLLLNIINDILNISKIEAGKMQLRPSENDIQEILKEVNELVKTKVQISKNELIFNIENGIEKIYADRIKIISILQNLVDNAIKHSPKNEKIFINITTKDKNLQICVKNKGKGITQEMQKEIFTPFVQVEKFISKEYRGTGLGLAIVKHYVHLHNGKIWIESVLGEETSFIFTIPQHYFANNMEPERSDNG encoded by the coding sequence GTGTATAAGATATGTTCAATTTGTATTTTTGCATTATTACTGATAACCATAACTAGCACGCCTGCCGTTGCAACAGGAGAAATAGTAAGGATAGGGATCGAGGAATATGCCCCAATCGCCTACGTAGATGATAATGGATTTGTAAAAGGATTCAACGTAGACATTATTGAATACATAGCCAGGGAAGAAGGTTGGGAAATAGAATATGTACCCAGCACATGGTCAGAATGTATCGATAATCTTGAAAGCGGCGAGATCAATCTAATAATAACAATGATCTACACAGAAGAAAGGGATGAAAAATACGATTACGCATCTGAGCCATTCATCACTGATTGGGCACAACTTTTCATAAGAAGTAATACAGGCATACATTCCATAACAGATCTAGAGGGAACGATAATATCAGGTATTACAGATGATCAGACCACAACGTGGTTTAAAGAGCATGCTGAAAGATACGAACTTGAATATGAACTAATAGAGACAAATTCAGTTAGCAGTTCTTTGGAACCTATAGACGATGGAACAGCAACTGCTGTGATACTCTCACGAATATCAGGTAATGCCTTATCAAAAGAACATGGAATTGAAGGTGCACCCATAGAATCGTTACCCATCGAGATATATGCAGCTACGCTAGAAGGAAATGACCAAGAGATACTAGTAACTATTGGCAAACATCTTGAGGTTATGAAAGAGGAGGAAGACTCTTTCTATTATACTACTTATGACAAATGGTTCCCAACACCTACAGCAAATGCAATCCCTAATAGTATTATAATAATTATTGCATCAATCACCACATTGACAGTTATTTTTATAGCAGTAAATTTAATCCTTCGAAGAACGATTCAAAAAAGAGCGGATGAGATCAATCAGGCAGAGGAAAAGTATTCAGTGCTGGTAGAAGAGAGCAATGATGGTATAATAATAGTTCAAAATTACCTGATAGTGTTTGCAAATCTTAAATTTGCAGAAATGCTCGGATATGAAAAAGACAGACTTATCAAAACCTTACTTAACAATTGTATAAACAATGCCCTCAAAAATGAAGTTATTACAAGGTATGAACAATTAATTCAAGGTCGATCTGAAACAGAACAACAATACGAAACTAATTTTTTCTCACATAATGGTGAAAACATACCTGTCGAAATAAATTCATCATTGATACATTACAGAGGAAACAGGGCAGTAATGTACATCATGCGGGATATTACAAAACGCAAACAACAAGAACAAGATCTGCTCAACTCAAGACAAAGTGCCGAAGTTGCGAACCATTCAAAAAATACATTCCTTGCCAGCATGAGCCATGACCTGAGGACTCCATTAAATGCGATAATTGGATATTCAGATCTATTGCTAACTGAAAGTGTTGGAGATCTTAACGAAAAACAGATCAAGTACACAAATAATATTTTAATAAGTGGCAGACTTTTGCTAAATATAATTAATGACATACTGAATATTTCAAAGATAGAAGCTGGAAAAATGCAACTTCGACCAAGTGAAAATGATATTCAGGAAATACTAAAAGAAGTAAATGAACTTGTCAAAACTAAAGTTCAAATTAGTAAAAATGAACTAATATTTAATATTGAAAATGGTATTGAAAAAATATATGCAGATCGTATCAAAATAATAAGTATCCTACAAAACCTCGTTGACAATGCAATAAAACACAGCCCAAAAAATGAAAAGATATTCATCAATATAACTACCAAGGACAAAAACTTGCAGATCTGTGTTAAAAACAAAGGCAAAGGAATTACACAAGAGATGCAAAAAGAGATATTTACTCCTTTTGTACAGGTAGAGAAATTCATTTCAAAGGAATACAGAGGAACTGGCCTTGGGCTTGCTATTGTGAAACATTATGTTCATTTGCATAACGGAAAAATATGGATCGAATCGGTATTGGGAGAAGAAACATCATTTATATTCACCATACCACAACATTATTTTGCAAATAACATGGAACCAGAGAGAAGTGATAACGGATGA